The following is a genomic window from Neodiprion pinetum isolate iyNeoPine1 chromosome 3, iyNeoPine1.2, whole genome shotgun sequence.
TACACGTTCAGCGTACGATAGAATTTTGAGGAATAATAGTTGATACGTATATTAATTGGAAACgaataataaacaaacaacGGCTCTTATTTCTACGAACACAATAACTATCGTTTAACATACACCGGATCCTTCGTAACGTTGCTCTGATACGAGCCGGAAATCAAGAATTCAaatgtacaattatttatcTAAATCCATAAACAAgacatataatatatgtatatacgtaattGTCGTTAGTATTCTCAACAAATAATCCGCTGTTTTGATACCTAATGTAtacaatgtatgtatgtataatatatatttaataattttacacagtTATAAAACATCCGACtttaatatacattaattACAGCTATACGTAATCTCGATTTTTGTATAACAGCAAAACAATGATCCACCAGGCTTGCTTCTACGTGACCGTTGTAATATCAATCTGCATGCACGTTGTACAGTTACAAATACGTTATCCTTCGCGTGCATGAGACGATACTTCTCATATCCAACGTGTGCCTATTTACAAGTAAATTTATACGCATCGCTTGTTGTGATTAATGTTATCGTAACAATCAAGTTTCGCTGATTTTTCTTCCAACGGCGTCAGACTTCTCAGTACAGCTTACACGATTCTTCAAATCTCCAAATAACTCCCAGTTCATCGACTAGCATCGTCACTCATTATAAAATAtgatcgtattttttttcaatttttcacaattctccAAATATTTCCCAATATCATCAGTCAATAACAACCATTCGTCAAATTGAGTTGTTATCGCTGTATTATGAAGAGCCGAGATCGAGGCTCTGCGTGTATTTTCTGTCCAGCGGATTACACATGTAAGTTCTTTAATAATCACTTTTGAAACCCGAGATACATATTTAGCGTTACATACACACGTGTCGATTTCTCAGGCTGCACAGTTTTGAAATACGATATCCGTATATCGCCGCAGTAGGCACATGCAGTTCCCACTGGTTACCCGGGTATCGCGTTACCTTCCGATACACTGAACGGACTTCCGGTACCAGGCGAAAATCCGTTACAGGTGCACTTTCCCTCTCCGTTTCAATTGCGGTCGCAAAAATTATCGGCACGTGAGAAAATCGCACAAATAGCCGTTCACTTTTCCTCTTCACATCCACAGGAAAATGGACATTGGGGGAAGGGGACTGAAAACCCGACATCCGATCTGTTGCAAGGTCATTTTCGCGACTCCAAAGCTCCTTAAACTCCACAAGAGGACTCTTCTTCCGGTTCGAAGCTCCTCTCGTTGCCCCGTCGATGGGCTCCAGGGTTCGATCCGTCCATTGGCCGTTCGGCGGAGGGTTGGTCTGTAAAAATAACCACCGGGTCGCCGTCGGACGACACCGAGGATGGCGTCGACGCCAGGCCTGGCGACGGTGGCTGGGAACAATATCAGAAGACGCATGTGCAGTCCTCTGAAACCCGGGCCTACCTCGCTCTCTTCCGATTCAGCTTCGCCAGCTTCCTCCGCTTCAGTATCAGCTGGTAAAGCGTGTCCAGACCCTCGTGCAGACCTTCACCGGTTATCGCGCACGCCGGCTGCACTCGGATGCACGAACTTCCCGGCATTCCCGTCAGCTCCAGCACTCCGAGCTGCTTCTCCAACTCGCCAACCTCCTTTGCTCCTAAAGGTGCTTAGGGTCAGATTCTAAGAGCTATCGGAGACAACTTGAAAATTCTGTGAAAGtgttcgttcaattttgacgTGAAATTGAGGAATTGAATAAGGGTACTCAAAGTCCTTCCGatattctctttctctttccaacggatacaaatttgaatataaaagaTACTGACTAATTTCCAATCTAGTCAAGCTGTTTTAAAGTTGTTTTGAAGTTTATCGGAAAGTTGgacaaaatttggaaattgaaacaaaacagTGGGGATTGTTATAAACACAGAAACTTCaagcttttttttcaaaaactgtcCAACATGGAAAGCAAGTctgagaaaggaaaaatattctttgataAATTCTAGATCAAAGTCTAAGTTTACATCTACGGATATTTCGcaccgtttgaaatatttcatacagATAACATTGAAGACAAATCGTAAAAGAACATGAAAGGTTTGAGAAAGTGAAACAGAGAACTCTTATAAAACATTCGCAGaagaataattttacttttagtAGTTTTCTGGCTAACCGAtccttttgaaaaaagttgggATCTTCAGAAGAATTGAACAATTGCCAATGCACGCCTTCCTAGGCTTTTTTTAAACAGCTCAAACTGcgttttcacaaaatttcacattacCATAACAATTTCGGTGCAAAATTGCCGTCACTATAACTTTCAAGAATTAGAACAAGTGGAAACGATATAACCTGACGAGCATTTCGCCAAGATGAAATAACAAGAGTCTGGATACGTGTGCCGTAATGAATCTGCATCGTAATTTCTCTTTCGCCTCGCTGGTTTTTATCCACTTACCAGGCAGGTCTTGCTTGTTTGCGAGAATCAGGATCGGGACCCCAACGTTGTCCGGGCTTCTGGCTGTCCGCGTTAGCTCCATTTTTGCCTCTTCAAGCCTCTCGGCGTCGCAGGAATCCACGACGAATATGATGCCGTCCGTGCATCGGGTGTACGACTTCCACAACGGTCGCAGCTTCTCCTGCCCACCAACGTCCCATACCAGAAAGTTGACTCCTGCAGAATGAAGAATCACGATAGTGGAATCGCCGCGGGGAAAGGGAAACCTCAGAGTTCTCAAAATTTTGGACACTGGTACTCACCTTTGGCCTTGCCACTTCCGCCCCTTATTCGTTCACAGTTGAAACCGATGGTGGGCACAGTGTTGAGGTACTGATCAAACTTGAGCCGGTAAAGGGCAGTCGTCTTACCCGCACTGTCGAGGCCGAGCATTGCGACGTGAAGAGGCGTCCCAGTCGGCAGAGCCTCTAGAAGTCCTCCCCCGCTTGTACCACTCCTTCCCATTCCAGCTCCCATCTCTTTCCTCCCTCGTATACCTCAGGATATCCCTCGCACCATGCAGGAATTACGGTTATAGCTCACCGAGCTATACATATACCAACCTCCCGGATGA
Proteins encoded in this region:
- the Arl4 gene encoding ADP-ribosylation factor-like protein 4C, whose product is MGAGMGRSGTSGGGLLEALPTGTPLHVAMLGLDSAGKTTALYRLKFDQYLNTVPTIGFNCERIRGGSGKAKGVNFLVWDVGGQEKLRPLWKSYTRCTDGIIFVVDSCDAERLEEAKMELTRTARSPDNVGVPILILANKQDLPGAKEVGELEKQLGVLELTGMPGSSCIRVQPACAITGEGLHEGLDTLYQLILKRRKLAKLNRKRAR